Within Sulfurimonas sp. hsl 1-7, the genomic segment CAAGATGAAAAAGAGCGTGGTCTTCGTGCAGCACTTAACTACGGGCATACTTTCGGGCATGTAATTGAAAATGAAACGCAGTATAAAACATATCTCCACGGAGAAGCTGTAGCTATCGGGATCATTATGGCAAATCAACTCGCTATAAAACTTGGACTTATGAGTGAAGATGAAGCATTAAGAGTTGCAAATGTACTTAAAAAGTATAACCTCCCGACAAGTTATCCTATCAGCAATACAGAGGCTTTTTACGAAACATTCTTTTTAGATAAAAAAAGTTCAGATGCAAATATAACTTTTATCTTGGCTGATGGTATCGGCGGGGTACAAATGCTTGATGATATTGCTAAAGAAACTGTAGTAGCAGTTTTAGAACAATTTGGAGCTCGCTAATGAAAAAAAGTTTATTGTTCTGTAGTGTATTATTACTATTACAAAGTGTATTAGTTAGTGCAGATAATGTGACTGTTCCAACAACCAATATTCAGGTACAAGGAGAAGAGGTCTCTGAGAATGGTATGACCCTTGATAAGGAACAACAAATCTTAAACTACGAGCAAGAACTTAAAGATTTGGACTCTTCAATCTCAGATGCCAATGTTTGGATCAAAAGTTATGCAACATATCTTGCAGCGCTTCGGGTAAAAGATGACTTGGATAAAATCAAACAGAGAATCAAATGGCTCTCTAAAAATGCAAAAAGTGCAAAAGAGAGAGATGAGCTTAACGGCCTTATTGCAAAAGAGAGTATCTTAACAAGTCAGATCGGACAACTCAAAGATGAACACTATACACCGTTTTCAGAGTTAATTACACCTCCGAAGATAGAAGAAATTCCTGAGATCAACAACCCGTTTGATATCTTTACGGGTTTATCGCTTATTAAAACACTCAATAATAACCTAGACGAGTATAAAAAGAAAAAAGAGAATCTCTCAGAACTTATTACAATTTTGAAAAAAGAGGTTGAAATTCATCAGAAACTTGCAGAGGTTGGTAACCAAGAGTATCGGGATGAACTAAAAGAGATTCAACTGCAGCTTTTACGATTTGAGCGAGCACTTGATACAATGAGCTCTACACTTGAAGTGTACCAAAAACGTTTAGATATTACGGCAGTTAATATCAATAAGTCTGTAGAGACTCAGGTATACAGACTTGCAAAAATCGGTATTGCTATTTTAATTGTCTTTTTTATCTTTTTTGTGTTGAAGTTAATCGTTAAAAAATATATCACTGACAATGAACGATTTTATATGGCAAATAAGATCATTACATTTACAAACTTTACGATTATTCTTTTGATCGTATTTTTTAACTATATTGAAAATGCTTCTTATCTTGTAACTATCCTAGGTTTTGCCTCAGCCGGTATCGCCATTGCGATGAAAGACTGGTTTATGAGTATCCTTGGATGGCTTGTGATCGTATTTGGAGGTAGTATCCACGTAGGCGACAGAATCCGTGTAGATATGGACGGGATGCAGTATGTCGGAGATGTACTTGATATTTCACTTTTGCGTATAACAATACTCGAAGATGTGACGTTAACATCTGTAATGACAAACAGACGTGCGGGAAGAATTATCTTCATTCCGAACAACTATGTATTTACAAAGATGATTGCAAACTATACGCACAACTCTTTAAAAACTGTTTGGGACGGAGTTAAAATCACTATCACTTTTGATTCAAACCATAAAAAAGCGATGTACCTGGTAAAAGAGATCACAAAGAAATACTCAAAAGGGTATACTGATATTACAAGAAAACAGTTAAACAGACTGCGTCAGCACTATAGTCTGAAAAACACGAATGTTGAACCGAGAATCTACTCTTTTATAGCAGATAACGGTTTAGAGGTAGAAGCTTGGTACTTAACAAATGCATATGCGACGTTAACGTTAAGAAGTGTGATCTCAACAGAGATAGTTGACGCTTTTAATAAAGAGGATGACATTACTATTGCATACCCAACACAAAAACTACATGTAGATATGAGAAGTGCTAAACCGACAGCTCTACATGAAAATGAGTTAGTATAATGAAAAAAGTTTATTTTAAAACATTTGGATGTAGAACAAACCTTTACGATTCTCAGGTAATGATGAGTGCTTTAAAAGAGTATGAGATTACGGAAAATGAATCTGAAGCAGATATGATCGTAATCAACTCTTGTACCGTTACAAACGGGGCAGATACACATGTGCGCTCATATATCTCTCAAGTGGAAAAAAGCGGCAGCGGTGCCAAACTTTTTTTAACTGGTTGCGGGGCGCACACAAAAGGGGAATCTCTTTTAAAAGAGAACCGTATCCACGGTGTTTTTGGACAGAGTGAGAAACAAAAGATCGATTTTCTACTTAACCAAGAGCAGCCTTTTTATGAGAAGGGTGATCTAAATCATATTGATGATGCCGTAGTTGGTGAATTTGTAGGAAAATCTCGTGCATTTATCAAGATCCAAGAGGGGTGTAACTTTAGATGTTCTTACTGTATCATCCCTTACGTTCGCGGTGATGCAAGAAGCATGGATGAAGAGCGTATTATTGAACAGGTTTCAAAACTGGCACTCAACGGTTTTGGAGAGTTTATCTTAACGGGGACAAACCTTGGCTCATACGGACAAGATACAAAAACATCTTTGGCAAAACTGCTAAAGCGTATGGGAATGATCAGAGGTGTAAGACGCATCCGTTTAGGAAGTGTGGAACCAATTCAAATCACAGATGAGTTTAAAGAGATTTTGGATGAACCTTGGTTAGAGAGACACTTGCATATCGCTCTGCAACACACGTCACCTCAAATGCTGAAAATTATGAACAGACGTAATGTATATAAACAAGACAAAGAACTTTTTGAGTTCTTAAGTGATAAAGGGTATACAATAGGGACTGACTTTATTACAGGGCATCCAGGAGAAAGCGCTGAGCTATGGAAAGAGGCGATGGAGAATGTAAAAAATCTTCCTTTAACTCACCTGCATGCGTTTACATACTCTAAACGTGACGGTACACCTTCAGCTACAATGAAACCGGAGGTAAACGGTAAAATTGCCAAAGAGAGACTTCATGAGTTGGAGAGCTTGGTAAATCAAAAAAATTACGATTTTAGAAAAGCTTTTAACGGCGAGCTTGACGTTCTTGTAGAGTCTTTTAAAGATGGATATTATCACGGGCTTGATCAACACTTCAATAAAATTGTGATAGACTCAGATGAAGATCTGCTTGGTAACTGGATCACTGTGAGCGATTATCAAGTAAAAGAGGAGTTTAATTTTGCTAGAGTCTAAAAAAAATCGTATAGCACTTTTTGTTTCAGCATTTTTTATTATTGCCTTGGTTCTTTTTGCAATCCTTCGTGATAATGCTGATAGTATCACACTCTCACAAGCTACACAACTTTTACAGGATAGAGATGTAACAAAAGTTGTAGCGACAGAGGAGTATGTGTACCTAAAAACAGATAGTGGATACTTTAAAATAGCCTCTTCGCAAGTTACCCCTCAAATGTTTACAGATTATAGAGTGGAAGTGGGAAGCGAATCAAACATACTGATCTACATTCTCTTCTTAGTTCTGTTTTTAGGTCTGGGAACTATGGGATTAAGATTTTTACAAAAAAGGGATGGATTTCAGATCTCCAAAGAGGGGATAAGTCGTAACACATCTAGCAAACCTGAGATCTCTGCACCGATAGAAGCGATAAAATCGGATGTAAGTTTTGATGATATCGGCGGAATCAGCGATGTAAAGATTGAACTTGAAGAGATCATAGACTTTATGAGAAATCCGAAACGCTATAAAAGTTTCGGTGCACGCCTGCCTCGCGGTGTATTACTTGTAGGACCTCCTGGTGTGGGTAAAACTATGATCGCAAAAGCTGTGGCAAATGCTGCAGGTGTACCGTTTTACTACCAAAGTGGTGCATCGTTTGTACAGATCTATGTGGGAATGGGTGCAAAACGTGTTCATGAACTCTTTGCAGCTGCGAAGAAAAATGCTCCAAGTATCATCTTTATAGACGAGATAGATGCCGTTGGGAAAAAGCGTGACGGACAGAGAAACGATGAAAGGGAAGCGACACTTAACCAGCTTTTAACTGAGATGGACGGTTTTGAAGCTTCAAGCAGTGTAATAGTTATTGCCGCAACAAACAACATCGGTGTACTTGATCCTGCACTTCTTCGTGCCGGACGTTTTGATCGTAGAGTTTTTGTTGAACTCCCAACTAAAAGAGAGCGTGCGTCTATTTTAGAGAAATATCTCTCAAAAGTACCTCACAGTGTAGACACACTGCAAGTTGCAGATATGACTGTAGGTTTTAACGGTGCAGCTTTAGCCGCTTTAGTGAATGAAGCGGCACTTTTAGCACTTCGTCAAAATGAGTTTCAGGTAAATATCGAGCATTTTTATCAGGTAAAAGATAAGGTGATGTTTGGAAAGAAAAAGTTACAGATGCTTAACGATAAACAAAAGTCGTATCTCGTAACATATCAAGCAGGAAAAGCATTAATAGCGACATATTTTGATCTTCCGTTTGAGAAGTTAATGCTTTCAAATGAAAAGCTTTTACCTGTTAGCAATGAAGCTTTTTTACAACAAGATCTTGAAGCGCAGGTGAAGATGCATTTAGCAGGTGTAGTAACATGTGATCTAAAATATCAACAACATGCAAGCAGTGCAAAGCAAGACCTTGATGAAGCAAAAGAGCTTGTAAGAAAGATGTGTGATGAGTACGGTATGAGTACATCTATCCTTGGTGATGCAAACGAGCAGCAAAATGTTTTAGACAGACTTTATGGAGAGTGTAAAACACTTTTAGAATCAAACAGTGACTTGATCGAGCAGATAGAGAGTGTTTTATATGAGAGAGAAAGCATCACTAAAAATGAGATCAAAAAGTTATTTCGTTAGGTTTATATGAAGTTTTTTAGTGGTTTTTCGCTGCAAAATGAGCAGTATCTTTTTTCACCTTTTATCAAAAAGAGTGAAGTTTGTGTATGTGGTTTTAGTTACGGTGCTATAAAAGCGTTTGAGTATACTCAAAAGTGTTTAAAAGAGAGCAAAAGAGTAGATACTCTACAACTTTTCTCACCCGCTTTTTTTCAAACAAAAGATGAGAAGTTCAAGCGTTTACAGCTAATGTCATACAAAAAAAACAAAGAGTTATATTTAGAGAATTTTATAAGCTCTTGTTTTGCTCCTTATGAGAAAAAAATAGTTGAGCTAAATGACTATGACACGATCGATGATCTTCAAAAGTTACTTGAGTATGAATGGGATTTAGAAGAGTTACAAAAGATTGTAGATGCAGGCGTTGTAATTGAAGTCTATTTAGGATTTGAAGATAAGATCATAGATGCAGAGGGTGCTTACCAGTTTTTTAGACAAGTTGCGAATGTGACTTCATTTAAAAAAGCAAATCATTTTTTACAGCTGTGTTAAGTAATTTTTAGAGTCAA encodes:
- the mtaB gene encoding tRNA (N(6)-L-threonylcarbamoyladenosine(37)-C(2))-methylthiotransferase MtaB, yielding MKKVYFKTFGCRTNLYDSQVMMSALKEYEITENESEADMIVINSCTVTNGADTHVRSYISQVEKSGSGAKLFLTGCGAHTKGESLLKENRIHGVFGQSEKQKIDFLLNQEQPFYEKGDLNHIDDAVVGEFVGKSRAFIKIQEGCNFRCSYCIIPYVRGDARSMDEERIIEQVSKLALNGFGEFILTGTNLGSYGQDTKTSLAKLLKRMGMIRGVRRIRLGSVEPIQITDEFKEILDEPWLERHLHIALQHTSPQMLKIMNRRNVYKQDKELFEFLSDKGYTIGTDFITGHPGESAELWKEAMENVKNLPLTHLHAFTYSKRDGTPSATMKPEVNGKIAKERLHELESLVNQKNYDFRKAFNGELDVLVESFKDGYYHGLDQHFNKIVIDSDEDLLGNWITVSDYQVKEEFNFARV
- a CDS encoding AAA family ATPase; translation: MLESKKNRIALFVSAFFIIALVLFAILRDNADSITLSQATQLLQDRDVTKVVATEEYVYLKTDSGYFKIASSQVTPQMFTDYRVEVGSESNILIYILFLVLFLGLGTMGLRFLQKRDGFQISKEGISRNTSSKPEISAPIEAIKSDVSFDDIGGISDVKIELEEIIDFMRNPKRYKSFGARLPRGVLLVGPPGVGKTMIAKAVANAAGVPFYYQSGASFVQIYVGMGAKRVHELFAAAKKNAPSIIFIDEIDAVGKKRDGQRNDEREATLNQLLTEMDGFEASSSVIVIAATNNIGVLDPALLRAGRFDRRVFVELPTKRERASILEKYLSKVPHSVDTLQVADMTVGFNGAALAALVNEAALLALRQNEFQVNIEHFYQVKDKVMFGKKKLQMLNDKQKSYLVTYQAGKALIATYFDLPFEKLMLSNEKLLPVSNEAFLQQDLEAQVKMHLAGVVTCDLKYQQHASSAKQDLDEAKELVRKMCDEYGMSTSILGDANEQQNVLDRLYGECKTLLESNSDLIEQIESVLYERESITKNEIKKLFR
- a CDS encoding mechanosensitive ion channel domain-containing protein; this translates as MKKSLLFCSVLLLLQSVLVSADNVTVPTTNIQVQGEEVSENGMTLDKEQQILNYEQELKDLDSSISDANVWIKSYATYLAALRVKDDLDKIKQRIKWLSKNAKSAKERDELNGLIAKESILTSQIGQLKDEHYTPFSELITPPKIEEIPEINNPFDIFTGLSLIKTLNNNLDEYKKKKENLSELITILKKEVEIHQKLAEVGNQEYRDELKEIQLQLLRFERALDTMSSTLEVYQKRLDITAVNINKSVETQVYRLAKIGIAILIVFFIFFVLKLIVKKYITDNERFYMANKIITFTNFTIILLIVFFNYIENASYLVTILGFASAGIAIAMKDWFMSILGWLVIVFGGSIHVGDRIRVDMDGMQYVGDVLDISLLRITILEDVTLTSVMTNRRAGRIIFIPNNYVFTKMIANYTHNSLKTVWDGVKITITFDSNHKKAMYLVKEITKKYSKGYTDITRKQLNRLRQHYSLKNTNVEPRIYSFIADNGLEVEAWYLTNAYATLTLRSVISTEIVDAFNKEDDITIAYPTQKLHVDMRSAKPTALHENELV
- the bioV gene encoding pimelyl-ACP methyl ester esterase BioV, coding for MKFFSGFSLQNEQYLFSPFIKKSEVCVCGFSYGAIKAFEYTQKCLKESKRVDTLQLFSPAFFQTKDEKFKRLQLMSYKKNKELYLENFISSCFAPYEKKIVELNDYDTIDDLQKLLEYEWDLEELQKIVDAGVVIEVYLGFEDKIIDAEGAYQFFRQVANVTSFKKANHFLQLC